In candidate division WOR-3 bacterium, the genomic window GAGCCTGAGTCCCATGGCGCGCATTCTGGTAGTGGACGACGAACCCGACATCCGTGCTGTGCTCTGCGCTCGGCTGCAGGCCGCCGGTTACGCAGTCGAGGTAGCGCGCAACGGACTCGAGGCGCTCGCCCGCGTGCGCAGCCAACGTCCTGACCTAGTCATACTAGACCTCATGCTGCCAGGTGCCGATGGTTTCTCGGTCTGTGCTATGCTGAAGCGCGACCAGCGTTTCGCCGACATACCGGTCATAATCCTCAGTGCACGAAATAAGCCGGCCGATCAACAGAATGCCGCGGCTCTTGGTGCCGATGCCTATCTAACCAAGCCGTTCCGACCCGAAGAATTGCTGGGCTACGTTGCAAGTCTCCTCAACCGAAATCGGGCAGACGCGGACGGCGCCGAGTCTCGTCCCACCATCAATGGCGATGAACGAATACCGGCTCCGCAAGTTGCTTCGTGACCGGGTCGGATTGGAAGAGTCTGAAATCGCCAGTCTAGGTCACGAGGCGGCAAAAAGTGAGTCAGACCTTGAGGACGTTGTCGTACGCCGTGGCATTCTTTCCCGGTCCCGGCTCTACGAGATGCTGGCCGAGGAATTGAACCTACCCTACGTTGATCTGAATAGCTACCGGTTCGATGCTGAAGTGCTGGCAATGATATCGGCGGAGCTATGCCGCAAGCATCAATTCGTCCCTCTCTTTCGTGTCAACGACCGCCTCTCGATCGCAACCGCTCGGCCGGATGACATCGCTGCACTCGACGAGTTACACCGAACTGTTAACATGGAGATCAGCCCAGTCGTCGCCGACCCTGAGGCAATTCGCACCGTCATTAGTCAACGCTACCAGCCGGAGCCGAGCTCTGCATTGGACGCGGCTGCGGTAGTCTGCGAGGCCGACGTAGCCTTGCGATTTATCGAGGCCGAACAGACCCGCCGCTGCCTGGAAGACCTAGCCAGCGAGGCTCCGGTTGTGCGCTTCGTCAACTCTTTACTAGAGCAGGCAGTTGCTGAACGAGCCTCGGACGTGCACATCGAACCGAATGAGCACGAACTTCGCGTTCGCAGCCGCGTCGACGGCCTACTGCGCGAAACCGGACGATTTCCCACTCGGCTCCACGCCGCTGTAGTCTCACGGGTGAAGATACTCGCTGGCATGGATATTTCGGACAGACGGCGGCCCCAGGATGGGCGATTCGATTTCCGCGTTGCCTCCCGCGAGCTCGACGTGAGAGTCTCTACCTTCCCGACCATCTGGGGTGAGAACATCGTCATGCGGCTGCTCGATAAGTCGGCGAGTACGCTACGTCTGACCGAGCTGGGTCTGGACGAAGCTACGGCGTCACGCTTCGAGAGGGTTCTTCGCCAACCACATGGCATCATTCTCGTGACCGGCCCAACCGGCTCAGGTAAGACGACAACTCTGTACTCGATGCTGACCGAGCTGAACAGCGAAGAGCGGAACATCATCACACTTGAAGATCCGGTAGAGTACCGGCTCCCCCGGATAAGACAGTGCCAGGTGAGTCCGAAGGCCGGCGTGACATTCGCGTCCGGGCTGCGTTCAATACTGCGTCAGGATCCCGACGTCATCCTGGTGGGTGAGATTCGCGATGCCGAAACTGCGGAAATCGCATTCCAGTCCGCACTCACCGGTCACCTCGTGCTTTCCACATTGCACACCAATGACGCCGCCTCGACCCTAACCCGGCTCCTAGACATGAACCTCGAACCTTTCCTTGTTTCTTCAAGCATCCTTGCCGTGCTCGCTCAGCGGCTGTGTCGCCGCGTCTGTCAGCAGTGTCGCGAGGAGTATCGGCCCGCCGTCGAGCTTACTACCCGGCTTCGGCTCAATCCCGAGGTTCGGCTTGTGCGCGGCCGCGGTTGTTCTGCGTGCTCTGGCCGCGGCTACCGAGGGCGGCTTGGCATATTCGAACTGTTGACCATGAACCCAGCCATCCGGCAGATGATCATGACCCGTCAGTCGGCCGAGGAAATCCGGGAGCAGGCTGTCAAGCAAGGTATGAGAACGCTGCGTGAAGATGCGCTGGCTAAGGCCCAATCGGGTCTCACAACTGTCGAGGAAGTCCTGCGTGTCACCCAGGACTGCGAGATTGCATCGACCCTCTCATCCCCGTAGAACCTAATTCATTCCCTATTTCAGCCACGGCAGGTAGGACGACACCTTGAGTACCAACCCCAGCACCACAATTGAGACCATCGACTGAAGTTTCAAGAGTATGTTCAGAGACGGTCCGGACGCATCCTTGAACGCATCGCCAACCGTGTCTCCGACGACTGCCGCATGGTGGGCCGGAGAACCCTTGCCACCGAACATTCCTTTCTCGATGTACTTCTTCGCGTTGTCCCATGCTCCACCCGCATTCGCCGAGAATATCGCCAGACAGAAGCCGGCCGCGAGGCCACCGGCCAGGAAACCAGCCACGCCTTCGGCACCCAGTAGCACGCCGACTACAATCGGTCCGACAATTGCGAGAAGCGTCGGCGCAACCATCTCTTTCTGAGCGGCCTTGGTGCAGATAGTCACCGCCCTGGCGTAGTCAGGTTTCGCCTTACCTTCCATCAAGCCGGCAATCTCCCGGAACTGCCGTCTCACCTCCTCGGCAATCTTTGAAGCAGTTCTACCCACCGCTCGGAGGATCATTGAACTCACCCCCATCGGCAGCATCGCACCCAGAAATAGCCCGGCGATGAGTCGTGGATTGAGCAGAGTGAATTCAAGTCTGCTGACGTACTCACTTGCCGCCGCACCGAGAATCTCTGGAGCCTTGACAACGATTTCTCCACGGTAGGCAGCGATCAACGCCAGCGCGGTCAGGGCCGCTGACCCGATGGCAAACCCCTTGCCGGTCGCAGCAGTGGTGTTACCTAAGGCATCCAGGGCGTCGGTCCGCTCTCGCACGATTGGCTCCTGCGCGGTCATCTGGGCATTACCACCAGCGTTGTCAGCAACCGGGCCATAAGCATCGGTTGCAAGCGTGATACCGAGTGTTGAGAGCATACTAACCGCAGAGATACCGATACCATAGAGACCAAGCCCCGGGTTCGACGCACCGCCAGCCATGTAGTAGCTGGTGATTATTGCAACCGCCACCGTGACGACAATCGGCAGAGTCGAGTTCATACCTACGGCCAGCCCTTCGAGCAGAACGGTCGCAGAAGATGTCCTTGCCTCGCTTGAGATACCCTGCACTGGTCGGTACGAATCAGATGTGAACCGCTCGGTGAAGTAACCGATGACGACACCGGCGAGAAGCCCGGACAGAATCGCCCAATAGACACCAAGATGCTCAGGCAGAAGCCACCGTACGGCAAGAAATCCTAGTACGGCCGCAAGGACTGTGGCACCCCACACGCCTGAGCGTAGGGCACGCAACAAAACTGACTGCTCGGCCTTTTCTCCCGCGCGCACCAGGAAGCTGCCGGCAATGGAGGACAGTATGCCTGCTCCGGCCAGCACCATCGGCAGCAGCACGCCGTTGACACTTGCGGTTCCGCCGATGGCAGCGAAGGCGACGACCGACAGCGCCATCGAAGCAACTATGGAATCAACATAGGACTCGTACAGGTCCGCTCCCATCCCCGCAATGTCACCGACGCAGTCGCCAACATTGTCCGCAATGACTGCAGGATTGCGCGGGTCATCCTCAGGAATACCAGCCTCAATCTTGCCGACCAGGTCGGCTCCCACGTCAGCGGCTTTGGTAAAAATGCCACCGCCAACACGGGCGAACAGCGCCTGCGACGAAGCGCCGATGCCAAATGCAATCATCGTCGAGGTAATGACCGTCAGCTTCTCCACCACCGGCAGGTGTGCGTAAACCGCGTTCAGTACCAAGTACCAGATAGAAAGGTCCACAAGACCCAGCCCGACCACTGTCAGGCCCATCACCATCCCGGAATTGAACGCCACCCGCAGACCGGAGTTCAGACTAACTTTGGCCGCCTCGGTGGTCCGGGCGCTGGAGCGCGTACCAATAGACATTCCGATGAAGCCCGAGAGGCCGGAGAAAAATCCGCCGGTCAAGAACGCAAATGGCACAAACCACGACTGAAGGCGGAGCACCGCCAGAATGCAGAGTAGCACAAAGACCACTCCGAAGAACAAGCCGACGCCCTTGTACTGCTGCTTCAGGTATGCTGTTGCGCCGATTCGCACCGCCCTAGCCACCTCCTTCATTGGCTCGGTACCCTCGCTCATACTGAGGTTTCTCAAGGCCAGGTACAATGCGAACAGGAGCGCCACAACTGCGCCGCCGGGTGCAATCCAAAATACGGGACTGATATTCACCGATGCTCCTTTCTTATCTTATGCGGTGCGTCAGTATATGAGCCGCACCTCGTAAGTCAACCCCGGCGTCCGAATCTGTGAAACCACAAGGATAATGTCATAATGGCACAGGGAAAATCGTACCCTTGACTATCTGAGACACGCCGATAATATTGGCTTCCATGCTCAAGACAACACCATTCCACGGTAAGCACCTGGCCGCGGGCGGCCGGATGGTCAACTTTGCCGGATACGACCTGCCGGTCATGTTCCGGGGAATTATCCCGGAGCACAAGAAGGTAAGGACCGCAGTCGGCGTATTCGACGTGTCTCATATGGGTCGTATCGTGGTCCGTGGCAATGGAGCACTGAACTTCATCAACTACCTGACGACAAACGATGTCTCAACGCTCGCGGTAAATCAGGCCCAGTACTCAGTCATGTGCTACCCTCACGGCGGTATTGTGGACGACCTGGTCATATATCGGCTTCCCGACCATTATCTGCTCGTTGTTAACGGAGCCAACAACGAAAAGGACACTGCCTGGCTCAGGCAACATTTGTCCGGAGATGCTCAGTTCGAGAACTTGACCGACCAAATTGCCCAGCTGGCAGTCCAGGGACCTAAGGCTGAGCCAACGTTACAGAAGATATGCTCAACCGACCTCTCCACCATCGGATTCTACCGGGCGGCGCGGACTGAGCTGGCCGGCGTCGAAATGCTTGTTTCCCGCACCGGCTATACCGGCGAGGATGGTTTTGAGCTGTACTTTCCGGCCAAATACGCCAGCACAGTATGGGACGCCATCTTTGACGCCGGTCGTGAGTTTGAGATTGAGCCAATCGGCCTGGGTGCGCGCGACACCTTGCGACTTGAGATGAAAATGGCTCTCTATGGAAATGACATTGACCAGACCACCAACCCGATTGAAGCTGGACTGGGTTGGGTGGTCAAACTGGACAAACCTGGCGGCTTCATTGGCCAGGACGTGCTCCGCCGAGTACACGAGGAAAAGCCGACGCGCCGTCTCGTGTGCCTTGAGATGCTCGACAACTCCATCCCCAGACCGCGCTATTCTATCCTGTCGAAGGACGTGGAAGTAGGGCACGTTACCAGTGGCACCAGGTCGCCATCGCTAGATAGGGGAATTGCACTCGGTTATGTCCGCCGGGACTTGGCCGGCACCGGCACCGAGCTAGAAATTGACATCCGTGGTCGAAGAGCAGGAGCCAGAATAGTAAAGCCCCCGTTCTATAAGCACGGCTCCAGAAAACAATAGGAGAGAGAATGGCGAACATACCCGGAGACTTGAAATACACAAAGACACACGAGTGGGTGAGAATCGATGGCGACGTCGTAACTACCGGCATCACCGACTTTGCCCAGCGTGAGCTCTCGGACATTGTCTATGTGGAAATCAACACCGTAGGCAGGCAGGTCAAACGGGACGAACCGATGGGTACGATCGAGGCGGTGAAGGCAGTTGCCGACCTGTACGCACCAGTCTCAGGCGAGGTAATCGAAGCCAACGAGTCGCTGAAGGACGCTCCAGACTTGGTCAACAAGGACCCGTACGGAGCCGGATGGATGGCCAAACTCAGACTCTCCAACCCGGACGAACTCAAGGGACTGCTCGACTCGACCGCGTACACCGAACTCGTCAGGAAGTCCGAACACCACTAGCTGCAAACCCCCGATGACCGGTCAACCTAACGGCAGGAAGCGCTAAGGCACTGAGGACAGCGACCGTGTGTTTCACCCCTCACACCGACGAAGACCGTAGGCTAATGCTCGAACGCATCGGCGTAAGGACAGTTGACGAGCTGTTCGCCGGCATCCCGAAAGACATCCGGCTCAAGCGCAGACTCGAGTTACCAGCTCCTGTCTCGGAACTCGAAGTCCTGGCTGAGCTTGGTCAACTGGCTGAGGCAAACCAAGACCTAATCTGTTTTGCCGGCTGCGGAGCCTACGACCACTTCATCCCGGCAGTGGTGGATGCCATAATCAGCCGGTCCGAGTTTTACACCGCCTATACTCCGTATCAGGCTGAAGTAAGTCAGGGGACATTGCAGTCAATCTACGAGTTTCAGTCCCTGATCTGTCGACTGTTTGACATGGAAGTTGCCAACGCCTCGATGTATGACTGTGCCTCAGCCCTGGCCGAGGCAACGCACATGGCCCGCGACATTACCCACCGGTCTCGGGTGTTGCTCTCAGGCGGGGTGAACCCCCGCTATGTTCAGGTGGTGCAGACGTATGCCCAGGGACTCAGCATCCCAGTAGAAACAGTCGCGCTCGTCAATGACTCATCAGACTTGGCCAGCCTCGAAAAATCGCTATCCTCGGACGTGGCCGCAGTCATCGTCCAGCACCCCAACTTCCTGGGCAGTCTCGAGCCGACGGTAGAAATCGGCCGCCTGGCCCACGCAGCCGGAGCACTGCTCGTTGTCGCGGTTGATCCGATTTCACTGGGAATCCTGCCTGCTCCTGGAACTTATGACGCTGATATTGTAGTTGCTGAAGGTCAGAGTTTAGGCATCCCTCTGAGTTTTGGCGGACCCTACCTCGGGCTTATGGCCACTAGGCGCAGATACGTCCGCACCATGCCCGGCCGCTTGGTAGCCCGCACCACGGACCTTGATGGTAACATCGGTTATGTCCTGGCGCTTCAGACGCGCGAGCAGCATATCCGCCGGGAAAGGGCTACCTCTAATATCTGCACCAACCAGGCGCTATGCGCGCTGGCTGCCAGCGTGTACCTGAGCTGGATGGGCCCGGACGGCCTCAGGGAAGTCGCCACTCAATGCCACGCAAAATCTTCGTACCTGGCTTCTGCCATCGCCAAGATACCGGGATTCACGCTGTGGAACAGAAACCCCTACTTCAAGGAGTTCGTTGTCCGCACCCCGGTTCCGGCCCGTGCAATCATCGCGGAGGGGATGAAACATGGCCTGCTGTGCGGCGTTGACCTAGGATGCTTCAGGCGGGAATGGGAGAGCCTGCTCCTTGTTGCGGTCACGGAAAAGAGAACAAGGACTGAGCTAGACGCCTATGCCCGATTCTTGAAGCAGGAGTTCGGGAGCAGGTGATGGAGTGCAATATCAGGAATAACACCCGGTACTGTACCTGCACCTATGAGCCGTGTGCGCGTAAGGGCCGGTGCTGCGAATGTCTTGCCTACCATCGCGATAAGGGTGAGCTGCCCGGTTGCTACTTCCCGGCCGAGGTCGAGAAAACCTACGACCGCTCGCTTGCCCGTTTTCTCGCATGCCACCGAAAGTGAACATGAAATCACCAAACAAGAACTTGCTTGGCTGTTCCCTGCCGTCCGCTCCTTTCTGCTCGGCCGACTGAGTCACCATGAGTACTGAAAAAACGCTGTTTGAACTTGCGCGGCCAGGGCGCAGAGCGTGGTCTCTACCTCAGCTCGACGTGCCATCAGTTGAACCGGATTACGGGTCCGTCCCGCTGCCCGACCTGCCTGAACTCAGCGAGATTGACATCGTCCGCCATTTCACGCGGCTGTCGGTCCTCAATCACCATGTTGACAAAGGGTTCTACCCGCTCGGGTCCTGCACGATGAAGTACAACCCAAAGGTAAACGAGGTCGCCTGCCGTCTACCTGGGTTTGCCAGAGTGCATCCGCTTGTTCCCGAATCAGGCTGCCAGGGTGTGCTGCGTCTAATGTACGAGCTAGGCGAGTTTCTCAAGGAGATTACCGGATTCGATGCGGTGACACTTCAACCTGCGGCCGGCGCTCACGGTGAACTTACCGGCATCCTGATGATTCGGAAGTATTTTGAAAAGAAAGGGGAAAGCCGGCCCTTTGTTCTTGTGCCTGATTCTGCTCACGGTACGAATCCGGCCTCGGTGACGCTCTCCGGGTTCAAATCGGTGGAGATCAAGTCAAACGAGCAGGGCCGGATTGACCTGGCCGAGCTGGAGCGCCAGTGTTCTGACTGCGTTGCGTGTTTGATGGTCACCAACCCCAACACCCTGGGCATATTCGAGACCCAGGTGAAGGAAATCTGCGAAATAATGCATCGCCGGGGTTCGTTGGTGTATCTTGACGGTGCTAACCTCAACGCCTATCTCGGGGTTCACCGACCCGGAGACGTCGGGTTCGACGTAATGCACATTAATCTGCACAAGACATTCTCCACTCCGCACGGCGGCGGCGGCCCTGGTTCCGGCCCGGTCGCGGTAAAAAACAACCTAGCACCTTTCCTGCCGGTGCCACTGGTGAAGAAAAAATCGGCTACTCAGTCTCCCTGTTCTTCCTCCTTCTACCTTGACTACTCCCTCCCCGACTCCATCGGCCGGGTGTTGGCGTTCCATGGCCACTTCGCCGTGTTGGTACGGGCTTACACCTACATAAAGATGCTTGGTGCTGACGGTCTGCGGGACGTTGCTGAGAATGCGGTGCTTAGTGCCAACTACATCCGCGCCCAGCTCAGGACTAAGTATCATCTCCCCTATTCCGAAATCCCGCTCCACGAAGTCGTTTTCTCTGGTTCGAACCTGAAGCAGTACGGCGTCCGTACCTTGGACGTAGCCAAGCGGCTTCTGGACTACGGTGTGCACGCGCCAACCGTGTATTTCCCACTTATCGTACCCGAGGCCCTGATGATCGAGCCGACCGAGACCGAGTCGCTCGAGTCCCTTGACGACTTCATCCGGGCAATGCTCGACATCGCCGAAGAAGCGAAGACAAACCCCCAAGCCCTACATCAGGCTCCGACCCGCACCCCGGTACGTCGGCTTGACGAAGCCCGTGCCTCGCGTGAACTGGATGTATGCTACCCAAGGCAGCAACCCGGAGTTCAAGGGGTCTAGCATGGACGTGAATGCTTGGTCAACTTGCTTCTTGGCCACCCGAGCTCTCAACCTCCAAAAACTTCCGCCCCATGTTCGCCTCTGACATTCCGCTCGAACGTCGTGAGGAACTTCTGGACCGCATTGCCCGCAAGATTGTTGACCTCAGGTTGACGCCGGTTGCTATCGTGATGCTCGAGTCATCGAAACCCGTGTCATTTGTCGGCTCGCAGGTGATGGTCTTCTTACAGCCCATCATCACTGCGGTATTCCCGTTTCGGCAGTACGATGAGATTGCAGCGCTACTGGAGGAGCGTTCTAACATTGAGCTCCTGATCCGCAAGATTGAGCTACTGGAGGATGCAAGACCTCATGGAAAAGGAAAAGATAACAAGAATCCTGGCAACTGACTGCGGCTCGACCACAACCAAAGCGATTCTCATCGAGAAGACCGGCTCAGAGTACCGGCTCAAGACTAGAGGCGAGGCACCGACTACGGTCGAGGCGCCTTTTGAGGACGTTACCAAAGGAGTTCTGAACTCGGTCATGGAGGTCGAGGAACTGTCCGGCGTCAAGCTGCTCGAGGGCGACCGAATCCTGAAACCCAGACAAGCCACACAGCGGGGCACGGACGTTTACATCTCAACTTCCTCGGCCGGCGGCGGGCTCCAGATGATGGTTGCGGGCGTCGTCGTCACAATGACTGCAGAGAGTGCGGCCCGCGCCGCATTGGGCGCAGGCGCGATTGTCATGGACGTGATTGCGAGCAACGACGGCCGGCTCCCGCATGAGAAAATCGAGCGCATTCGCACACTACGACCGGACATGATTCTCCTAGCCGGTGGCGTTGATGGCGGCACCGTATCCCACATCGTCGAACTGGCCGAACTGATCGCTGCCGCTGACCCGAAACCCAGGTTCGGAATTGGCTATAACCTGCCGGTCATCTACGCCGGCAATAAGGACGCCCGCGAGCTCGTCCTAAAGGCGCTGCGCGAGAAGTCGGCCCTGGTCGTCGTCGAGAACATCCGGCCTGTACTCGAGCGGGAGAACTTGCAGCCGGCCCGAAACAAGATTCACGACCTTTTCATGGAGCACGTTATGGCTCACGCGCCCGGTTATCGCAAGCTCATGGAATGGACCGATGTACCCATCATGCCCACACCTGGTGCAGTCGGGCTGCTGATTGAGAACATTGGCAAGAGCCAGGGTATCGCGGTTCTGGGCGTGGATATCGGCGGTGCAACCACCGACATCTTCAGCGTGTTCCAGGGCGTTTTCAACCGCACAGTATCGGCCAACCTCGGTATGTCCTACTCGATATCCAACGTCCTGGCCGAAGCCGGCGAGAAGAACATCATGCGCTGGGTTCCATTCCATATCGAGGCGGCCGAGGTGCGCAACCGCATCCGCAACAAGATGATCCGGCCCACAACTATCCCGGCCACCCTCGAAGAACTAAAATTGGAACAGGCGATTGCCCGTGAGGCCCTACGCTTAGCACTCCTGCATCACAAATCAATGGCCGTTGGCCTCAAAGGTGTGCAGCAGGAGCGTACCATATCGGATGCCTTCGACCAGACCGCATCAGGCGAGACCTTGGTCAACATGATGGACCTGAAGCTCGTCGTCGGGTCTGGCGGTGCCCTGTCTCATGCGCCGAGAAGAGTCCAGGCTGCGATGATGCTCCTTGACGCATTCCAGCCTGAAGGCGTTACCCGTCTGACCGTTGACTCGATCTTCATGATGCCGCATTTGGGCGTACTCACTGAAGTTCATCCTGAAGCTGCGTACGAGGTGTTTGAG contains:
- a CDS encoding response regulator; the protein is SLSPMARILVVDDEPDIRAVLCARLQAAGYAVEVARNGLEALARVRSQRPDLVILDLMLPGADGFSVCAMLKRDQRFADIPVIILSARNKPADQQNAAALGADAYLTKPFRPEELLGYVASLLNRNRADADGAESRPTINGDERIPAPQVAS
- a CDS encoding GspE/PulE family protein, with protein sequence MAMNEYRLRKLLRDRVGLEESEIASLGHEAAKSESDLEDVVVRRGILSRSRLYEMLAEELNLPYVDLNSYRFDAEVLAMISAELCRKHQFVPLFRVNDRLSIATARPDDIAALDELHRTVNMEISPVVADPEAIRTVISQRYQPEPSSALDAAAVVCEADVALRFIEAEQTRRCLEDLASEAPVVRFVNSLLEQAVAERASDVHIEPNEHELRVRSRVDGLLRETGRFPTRLHAAVVSRVKILAGMDISDRRRPQDGRFDFRVASRELDVRVSTFPTIWGENIVMRLLDKSASTLRLTELGLDEATASRFERVLRQPHGIILVTGPTGSGKTTTLYSMLTELNSEERNIITLEDPVEYRLPRIRQCQVSPKAGVTFASGLRSILRQDPDVILVGEIRDAETAEIAFQSALTGHLVLSTLHTNDAASTLTRLLDMNLEPFLVSSSILAVLAQRLCRRVCQQCREEYRPAVELTTRLRLNPEVRLVRGRGCSACSGRGYRGRLGIFELLTMNPAIRQMIMTRQSAEEIREQAVKQGMRTLREDALAKAQSGLTTVEEVLRVTQDCEIASTLSSP
- a CDS encoding sodium-translocating pyrophosphatase, coding for MSPVFWIAPGGAVVALLFALYLALRNLSMSEGTEPMKEVARAVRIGATAYLKQQYKGVGLFFGVVFVLLCILAVLRLQSWFVPFAFLTGGFFSGLSGFIGMSIGTRSSARTTEAAKVSLNSGLRVAFNSGMVMGLTVVGLGLVDLSIWYLVLNAVYAHLPVVEKLTVITSTMIAFGIGASSQALFARVGGGIFTKAADVGADLVGKIEAGIPEDDPRNPAVIADNVGDCVGDIAGMGADLYESYVDSIVASMALSVVAFAAIGGTASVNGVLLPMVLAGAGILSSIAGSFLVRAGEKAEQSVLLRALRSGVWGATVLAAVLGFLAVRWLLPEHLGVYWAILSGLLAGVVIGYFTERFTSDSYRPVQGISSEARTSSATVLLEGLAVGMNSTLPIVVTVAVAIITSYYMAGGASNPGLGLYGIGISAVSMLSTLGITLATDAYGPVADNAGGNAQMTAQEPIVRERTDALDALGNTTAATGKGFAIGSAALTALALIAAYRGEIVVKAPEILGAAASEYVSRLEFTLLNPRLIAGLFLGAMLPMGVSSMILRAVGRTASKIAEEVRRQFREIAGLMEGKAKPDYARAVTICTKAAQKEMVAPTLLAIVGPIVVGVLLGAEGVAGFLAGGLAAGFCLAIFSANAGGAWDNAKKYIEKGMFGGKGSPAHHAAVVGDTVGDAFKDASGPSLNILLKLQSMVSIVVLGLVLKVSSYLPWLK
- the gcvT gene encoding glycine cleavage system aminomethyltransferase GcvT; its protein translation is MLKTTPFHGKHLAAGGRMVNFAGYDLPVMFRGIIPEHKKVRTAVGVFDVSHMGRIVVRGNGALNFINYLTTNDVSTLAVNQAQYSVMCYPHGGIVDDLVIYRLPDHYLLVVNGANNEKDTAWLRQHLSGDAQFENLTDQIAQLAVQGPKAEPTLQKICSTDLSTIGFYRAARTELAGVEMLVSRTGYTGEDGFELYFPAKYASTVWDAIFDAGREFEIEPIGLGARDTLRLEMKMALYGNDIDQTTNPIEAGLGWVVKLDKPGGFIGQDVLRRVHEEKPTRRLVCLEMLDNSIPRPRYSILSKDVEVGHVTSGTRSPSLDRGIALGYVRRDLAGTGTELEIDIRGRRAGARIVKPPFYKHGSRKQ
- the gcvH gene encoding glycine cleavage system protein GcvH, yielding MANIPGDLKYTKTHEWVRIDGDVVTTGITDFAQRELSDIVYVEINTVGRQVKRDEPMGTIEAVKAVADLYAPVSGEVIEANESLKDAPDLVNKDPYGAGWMAKLRLSNPDELKGLLDSTAYTELVRKSEHH
- the gcvPA gene encoding aminomethyl-transferring glycine dehydrogenase subunit GcvPA encodes the protein MCFTPHTDEDRRLMLERIGVRTVDELFAGIPKDIRLKRRLELPAPVSELEVLAELGQLAEANQDLICFAGCGAYDHFIPAVVDAIISRSEFYTAYTPYQAEVSQGTLQSIYEFQSLICRLFDMEVANASMYDCASALAEATHMARDITHRSRVLLSGGVNPRYVQVVQTYAQGLSIPVETVALVNDSSDLASLEKSLSSDVAAVIVQHPNFLGSLEPTVEIGRLAHAAGALLVVAVDPISLGILPAPGTYDADIVVAEGQSLGIPLSFGGPYLGLMATRRRYVRTMPGRLVARTTDLDGNIGYVLALQTREQHIRRERATSNICTNQALCALAASVYLSWMGPDGLREVATQCHAKSSYLASAIAKIPGFTLWNRNPYFKEFVVRTPVPARAIIAEGMKHGLLCGVDLGCFRREWESLLLVAVTEKRTRTELDAYARFLKQEFGSR
- a CDS encoding DUF6485 family protein gives rise to the protein MECNIRNNTRYCTCTYEPCARKGRCCECLAYHRDKGELPGCYFPAEVEKTYDRSLARFLACHRK
- the gcvPB gene encoding aminomethyl-transferring glycine dehydrogenase subunit GcvPB; this encodes MSTEKTLFELARPGRRAWSLPQLDVPSVEPDYGSVPLPDLPELSEIDIVRHFTRLSVLNHHVDKGFYPLGSCTMKYNPKVNEVACRLPGFARVHPLVPESGCQGVLRLMYELGEFLKEITGFDAVTLQPAAGAHGELTGILMIRKYFEKKGESRPFVLVPDSAHGTNPASVTLSGFKSVEIKSNEQGRIDLAELERQCSDCVACLMVTNPNTLGIFETQVKEICEIMHRRGSLVYLDGANLNAYLGVHRPGDVGFDVMHINLHKTFSTPHGGGGPGSGPVAVKNNLAPFLPVPLVKKKSATQSPCSSSFYLDYSLPDSIGRVLAFHGHFAVLVRAYTYIKMLGADGLRDVAENAVLSANYIRAQLRTKYHLPYSEIPLHEVVFSGSNLKQYGVRTLDVAKRLLDYGVHAPTVYFPLIVPEALMIEPTETESLESLDDFIRAMLDIAEEAKTNPQALHQAPTRTPVRRLDEARASRELDVCYPRQQPGVQGV
- a CDS encoding glutamate mutase L: MEKEKITRILATDCGSTTTKAILIEKTGSEYRLKTRGEAPTTVEAPFEDVTKGVLNSVMEVEELSGVKLLEGDRILKPRQATQRGTDVYISTSSAGGGLQMMVAGVVVTMTAESAARAALGAGAIVMDVIASNDGRLPHEKIERIRTLRPDMILLAGGVDGGTVSHIVELAELIAAADPKPRFGIGYNLPVIYAGNKDARELVLKALREKSALVVVENIRPVLERENLQPARNKIHDLFMEHVMAHAPGYRKLMEWTDVPIMPTPGAVGLLIENIGKSQGIAVLGVDIGGATTDIFSVFQGVFNRTVSANLGMSYSISNVLAEAGEKNIMRWVPFHIEAAEVRNRIRNKMIRPTTIPATLEELKLEQAIAREALRLALLHHKSMAVGLKGVQQERTISDAFDQTASGETLVNMMDLKLVVGSGGALSHAPRRVQAAMMLLDAFQPEGVTRLTVDSIFMMPHLGVLTEVHPEAAYEVFEKDCLIHLGTSIAPVGTGREGTRCVSVRITDKKGSTQEATVNFGDVKLLPLAVGEKARAVIRPERGYDVGAGTGRDYEAEVEGGLAGVIIDCRGRPLVLPEDDTRRIAALNKWTAQFGAYPA